One Campylobacter concisus genomic window, ATCCCATAACTTCATCATAAACTTGTTTTTGGTTTTTGAAGTGAAGTGTTGGTTTTAGCTCAGATAGTACTGGGCTGTGGCAGCCTTTGGTATCTTTCATATCTTTATCAGCCCAAGATGTTCTAGCGCATGCCCACATCAAGTCAACGTAGTTATGGCCGTTTTTATCTCTCTCAAAGTGCCAATCTTTAGCATCTCTTGGACCTTTAGCAGCATCGCCTGGTACTAGAGATTTCTCTTTTGGATCAACCATGATCTTCCAGATATGAGATCTTCTTTGAGTATCAAAGCCAGCGTTGTCTTGGAACTGAACAGCATAGAAATTCTCACAACTCATCATAAATGGCATGTGGCAAGATGCACAAGTGTTATCTTTGTGAGTATCTGCTTTAGATGCGATATATGCTTGAGTTTCGTGGCAATCTTTACACTCTTTTCTAATCTTTGGTTTAGTATAGAATGAGCTTAGATAACCTTGCTCTGAGTTATAGTTCATACCTGTTACACTCTTATCACCTACAACTGGACCTGTGTTATCGTGTGGATCGTGGCAAGTAACACATCTCATACCTTTGTCGTAGTGAGCTGTAAAGTATGATTGAGAACCTTCAGAACCACATCCTGGTCCCATTGATTTAAATTTAGAGCTTAAAGAAAGATCAAGCTTACCGTTATTAAGCGGATTAGCACGAGCTAGATCTGGACTAAAGTTAAACCTTTGGTGGCAACGTTCGCAGTTTGATGTTCTAAAATTTGTAGCCCCATCAAGGTGACCGCCAGCTCCGTGGCACTCCTCACAGCTTACGCCTTTTGAGATAGTGTGTTTTTGAAGCTCTTTGGCATTACCAAGTGCTGCGTAAAATTCTGCTTTTGATTTGAAATCAAATTTAACTGGGTGACAAACTTCACAATATGATGAGTTTGCTTGGAAGAACATTGACTTTTTGTGTTTTGCAGCGTATGAAGCTAGACCTCTGACATATCCGCCATTGTCGCCATACTCTTCAAGAGTGCCAGGAAATTCTGGGACAAGCTCTTTGATTTTCTTAACAGTTGCGTCGTCTAAATTTAACGCCCATGTTCTTTGCCATTGGTTACCACCAGCTACGATCTGACCTGTACCATCTCTTAGCAAACCGCCCTCAACGTAGTAAGTACCACGAAGTAGCCACGCATCAACGTAGCCCATTTTGGTTCTTAAGTGACCAACGGTTGCGTAGATAACATCTGGAGTAATACCTTTTGGAAGGATAGAAGCAGTATCTTTGTCAAATACTGGCTCAGTTAGGTTGTTATTAACCTCTGGGTGCTCACCAGGGAAACGCATAGTAGTTGCGTGGCGAGATCTGCTCCACACTTCATACTGAGCTGGGTGACACTCACCGCACTTTTCTGGTCCTACAAATTTATTAGGAAACTGAAGCGATGAAGTGGCTGGAATTCTATACATCATAGAGCTATAGCCCTTACCGCCATCTCTTTTACTAAGCTTTGACATATCAAAGCCATGTCCCTCGGCAAGCCACTCTAAGCCACGGTCGTGAACGACCATTTTACCGACGGTTTTACCACCATACTTTGTAAAAATAGGGTGGTTTTTAAATAACCAGTTATACATCTCTTGCTCTTCTACAACGTAGTCTTGCAAGGAGATAACACCTCTACTTTGCAGTGTGCCTTTAGGATTTGCGATAACATCACGTGCTTTATCGGACATCTGCATATTATGCTCTTCGCAACAGGCTTGTGAAGCGAAGATGCTAACACCCATGAGCAAACCAGCTAAGGCTTTTTGTAGATTTCTCATGTGCCCTCCTTTAAATTTTTTATCCTAAAATCAAAATGATTTCATACTGATAATACTAACACCAAAAAAGGGCAGAAAAGGGGGAATTTTAATAAATTATAAATTTTCGAAACTAATTGTAAATGTAATACTATTTTCATCTACATTTCTAGCAAAGATTAGAGCGTTATTTTTACTAGCGATTAACCGGCTCATATATAAACCAAGCCCGCTACCAGACTCTTTTGTGCTAAAGTGTGGCTCAAAGATAACCTTTAAAAACGAAGCCTTTATCGCTCCTGCATTATTTTGCACGCATAAATTTTTACGATTATCTTTTATAAAAGTATAAATTTTTATTACTCTTGGCTTTACATAGCTTTGTTTAAATGCATCTTTTGCATTATTTATAATATTTATTAAAATTTGAATTATTTCATTAAAATTTGCAAAAATCGTAAAATTTTCTCTTATATCGATCTCTATTTCGATTTGATATTTCTTAAGTGAGGCGTTTAGAATTTTTATAGTCTGATTTATCACTTCCTCTACGCTAAACTCCCTTTTTAAAGTATTTGGCTTAAAAAAGTTTTTAAAATCATCAACCGTTTCAGACATGAAATTTATCTGTTTGCTAGTCTCTTCTATAAACTCATAAATTTTTGCTTCATCAAGCTTTTTTCGCTCCTGATAGAGTTCTAAATTTATTAAAGCTGAGCTGATTTGAGCTAAAGGCTGCTTCCACTGATGTGAGATATTGCCTATCATCTCGCCCATTGAGGCTAGGCGGCTTTGATGTATCATTAGCTGTTCAGTCTGTCTTTTGCTCTCTTCGCCACGCCTATGCATCTTATAAACAAGTAGCAAAAATATCCCAAACACAAAGGCTATCGCGCCCATTATGATGACAACCTCTTTTAAATGGTAAGAAAAAATGGCACGTAGTGGGATTTTAAAAGATAGCATTGCCATCATCTCACTTGCTTCAGAAATTTTTCCATTTGAAATTTCATAACGATCTAACATCTGTTTTGGAGCACTTTCGCTATTGTGACAGGCTAGGCAAGATGTATTTTGACTTCTTATAGGAAGCCCTACAAAAAATTGTGAGCCATTTTCATCTTTTATAATCTTTGAAAACTCACTAAATTTATTCTCTTTAAAGCCTCTTAACACCTGCGCTTCAAATTCATTTGGCTCATGAGCTTTGTTTAAAGGCGCCATGGCGACTAGTTTGTAGTCAAAGTCAAGATTGTATTTTTTCTTTTGGATATTATAAATTTCACGGCTTATATATGAAGATGAGAGCAATCTCTCGTCAAAAAAATCCTCTTTTATAATGCCGTCACGCTTTAGCTGCTCTATTAGCGGACGCTGAACGCCTGCAATGTACTCTCTTACAGAATTTATACTCTCAAGCACATAATAAGCCTCTTTTTTGGCATCTTTCATTGCAAGATTATTATAAAAATTTAAAACAAGTGCGGATATTAAGAGATAAACAAAGATAAAAACACTAACGATTAGCTGAAATTTATATTTCACAAAGGTAACCTACACCGTATAAATTTTTAATCACATCTTTGCCAAGCTTCCTTCTAAGCTCTTTTACGATCGTCTTTATCGCCTCTTTGCTTGGCTGCTCATACTCCCAAATATAATCAAAAATTTGTTCATAAGTTATAGTTTGATTTTTGTTGTTTAAAAAATACTCTAAAAGCCTACTTTCACTCTTACTTAGATGAGAAATTTCGCCATTTATATAAAGTACTTTTTTGCCAAAATCGTATTCTACTTCATCATTTAGCCTAAGAGTCGGCTTGCGTCCAACAAGCTCTAAAGCAACGTCTTCTAGGGCTTTTATAAATGACTTTTTATCATATGGCTTTGCAAGATATCTTGTGATCTTTAGCTCAACCGCTCTCCATAAATACTCTTGCTCGACGTGGCTTGATAAGATCACAATAGGAATTTTTTGATTTATGGTTCTTACTTTTTTAGCGATCTCTAGGCCATCGATATTTGGCACGCTTATA contains:
- a CDS encoding multiheme c-type cytochrome, which codes for MRNLQKALAGLLMGVSIFASQACCEEHNMQMSDKARDVIANPKGTLQSRGVISLQDYVVEEQEMYNWLFKNHPIFTKYGGKTVGKMVVHDRGLEWLAEGHGFDMSKLSKRDGGKGYSSMMYRIPATSSLQFPNKFVGPEKCGECHPAQYEVWSRSRHATTMRFPGEHPEVNNNLTEPVFDKDTASILPKGITPDVIYATVGHLRTKMGYVDAWLLRGTYYVEGGLLRDGTGQIVAGGNQWQRTWALNLDDATVKKIKELVPEFPGTLEEYGDNGGYVRGLASYAAKHKKSMFFQANSSYCEVCHPVKFDFKSKAEFYAALGNAKELQKHTISKGVSCEECHGAGGHLDGATNFRTSNCERCHQRFNFSPDLARANPLNNGKLDLSLSSKFKSMGPGCGSEGSQSYFTAHYDKGMRCVTCHDPHDNTGPVVGDKSVTGMNYNSEQGYLSSFYTKPKIRKECKDCHETQAYIASKADTHKDNTCASCHMPFMMSCENFYAVQFQDNAGFDTQRRSHIWKIMVDPKEKSLVPGDAAKGPRDAKDWHFERDKNGHNYVDLMWACARTSWADKDMKDTKGCHSPVLSELKPTLHFKNQKQVYDEVMGWQTPVKNEFSEVKIGIEGLYSLLETKKLDASDKVRVYELIQNAQEIIDMVEKDGSWGMHGFKFTKQKLDASKEYIKEAQRILNKNL
- a CDS encoding c-type heme family protein; protein product: MKYKFQLIVSVFIFVYLLISALVLNFYNNLAMKDAKKEAYYVLESINSVREYIAGVQRPLIEQLKRDGIIKEDFFDERLLSSSYISREIYNIQKKKYNLDFDYKLVAMAPLNKAHEPNEFEAQVLRGFKENKFSEFSKIIKDENGSQFFVGLPIRSQNTSCLACHNSESAPKQMLDRYEISNGKISEASEMMAMLSFKIPLRAIFSYHLKEVVIIMGAIAFVFGIFLLLVYKMHRRGEESKRQTEQLMIHQSRLASMGEMIGNISHQWKQPLAQISSALINLELYQERKKLDEAKIYEFIEETSKQINFMSETVDDFKNFFKPNTLKREFSVEEVINQTIKILNASLKKYQIEIEIDIRENFTIFANFNEIIQILINIINNAKDAFKQSYVKPRVIKIYTFIKDNRKNLCVQNNAGAIKASFLKVIFEPHFSTKESGSGLGLYMSRLIASKNNALIFARNVDENSITFTISFENL
- a CDS encoding response regulator transcription factor, with protein sequence MQEYDILDVLSNKKVLCLEDEEAILKNICASLELFFAEVNGVTDGYDALELAMSDAYDVLVLDISVPNIDGLEIAKKVRTINQKIPIVILSSHVEQEYLWRAVELKITRYLAKPYDKKSFIKALEDVALELVGRKPTLRLNDEVEYDFGKKVLYINGEISHLSKSESRLLEYFLNNKNQTITYEQIFDYIWEYEQPSKEAIKTIVKELRRKLGKDVIKNLYGVGYLCEI